The Ralstonia pickettii DTP0602 genome segment GGTCTCCGCCGGCCAGGACGTAGGCCGCATGGGCGCGAGCCCGAGCGAGCTGCATTTCGAGGTGCGCGGCAACGGCAAGCCGGTCGATCCGGCCAACTACCTGCCGGCGCGGGGCTGAGCGCCCCCGGGGCAGGCTATTGCGCGTGCTCGATCACCAGTTGCACCCGCGTGACGCCGTTAAAGGTGTTGTTGTCGAGCCGGTAGGCCACCTGCGCACTGGCGCCGAGCGAGTCGGCGTGGTTGAACCAGATCGCGTCGAAGCGCTGGCTGCCGCGCCCGAGCTGCAGCTTCAGGTGCTTGCCCTTGAGCACGCTCTGGCGCAGCACGTCGAACTCGCCGCAGAAGGTCGGTGCCGGGAAGCCCTGGCCCCACACCTGCTGCTCCAGCAGCGTGACGAATTCCGGGCTGAAGCACTGGTCCTCGATATCGCCGTCGGTCTCTATCACGCGCGCGAGCTGGTCGTCGGTCAGCCATTCCTTGCCGATCGATTCGAACGCTTCCTGGAACTCGGCAAAGCGCTCGGCTCGCACGGTCAGGCCTGCCGCCATCGCGTGGCCGCCGAACTTGACCAGCATGCCGGGATGGCGCTTGGACACCAGGTCGAGGGCATCGCGCAGGTGGAAACCGGGGATCGAACGGCCTGAGCCCTTGATGGTGGCTTCGTCGCCCGGCGCGAAGGTGATGGTGGGGCGGTGGAACTTGTCCTTCAGCCGCGAAGCCACGATGCCGATCACGCCCTGGTGCCAGGTGTCGTTGAACACGCTGACGGTAAATCGCGCCGACGGGTCCGGGCCGGCCAGCGGCTGCTCCAGGATCTGCAGCGCCTCCTGCTGCATGCCGGCCTCGATATCGCGCCGCTCGCGGTTCATGCTGTCGAGCTCCTGGGCGATCTCCCAGGCGCGGTTGGCATCGTCGGTCAGCAGGCATTCGATGCCGAGCGACATGTCCGCCAGCCGCCCGGCCGCGTTCAGGCGCGGACCGAGTCCGAAGCCCAGGTCGAAGGTATTGGCGCGCGAGGCCTCGCGGCCCGCCGCGCGGAACAGCGCCGCCACGCCAGGCTGCATGCGCCCGGCGCGCATGCGACGCAGGCCCTGCGCGACCAGGATGCGGTTGTTGGTGTCGAGCTTGACCACGTCCGCCACGGTGCCCAGCGCCACCAGGTCCAGCAGCGTCTGCAGCGGCGGCTGGGTCGCCTGCGTGTAGACCCCGCGGTTGCGCAGCTCGGCGCGTAGCGCCAGCAGCACATAGAACATCACGCCCACGCCCGCCAGGTTCTTGCTGGGGAATTCGCAGCCGGGCTGGTTGGGGTTGACGATCACTGCGGCTTCCGGCAGCTCCGCGCCCGGCAAGTGGTGGTCGGTCACCACCACGTCGATGCCCAGCGCATTGGCCGCGGCCACGCCGTCGACGCTGGCGATGCCGTTATCCACCGTGACGATCAC includes the following:
- a CDS encoding single-stranded DNA exonuclease (K07462: recJ; single-stranded-DNA-specific exonuclease [EC:3.1.-.-]), which encodes MTRIAIRQYSPEHASSLAAAGLHPTLARILAARGVARTAELATDLPELVPPAAMKGIGHAAAYLTDAIAAGKRLLIVADYDCDGATACAVGVRGLRMLGARVEYIVPNRFEYGYGLTPEIVALAAKQQPDVIVTVDNGIASVDGVAAANALGIDVVVTDHHLPGAELPEAAVIVNPNQPGCEFPSKNLAGVGVMFYVLLALRAELRNRGVYTQATQPPLQTLLDLVALGTVADVVKLDTNNRILVAQGLRRMRAGRMQPGVAALFRAAGREASRANTFDLGFGLGPRLNAAGRLADMSLGIECLLTDDANRAWEIAQELDSMNRERRDIEAGMQQEALQILEQPLAGPDPSARFTVSVFNDTWHQGVIGIVASRLKDKFHRPTITFAPGDEATIKGSGRSIPGFHLRDALDLVSKRHPGMLVKFGGHAMAAGLTVRAERFAEFQEAFESIGKEWLTDDQLARVIETDGDIEDQCFSPEFVTLLEQQVWGQGFPAPTFCGEFDVLRQSVLKGKHLKLQLGRGSQRFDAIWFNHADSLGASAQVAYRLDNNTFNGVTRVQLVIEHAQ